Below is a window of Ciona intestinalis chromosome 5, KH, whole genome shotgun sequence DNA.
TTTACTAACTATTGAAACTTTCTGGATAATTGTTTTGTCTTtatatgaatttaaatttggcAACGATGTTCACATTCTCACCTCGTTACTCGTTTATcaagtttgttgttttgttcgaGACAATTCACCGTGACTGGCAGGGTCGCCGAACTGGACGATGTTGCAACTGCAGTTAGAAGTGCctataacataaatattattttgtcgTTTCAGTTATTACGGCAAGACTGCAGTAATAAAGGAGggtgggaaaatgggacaccgttagaacatattatccaaatatcttaaacATGTAACaccagtctatgggagtcttttcttttctttgtttaccacatCTTCCTCTACCCTTCTCTCTCTACAAGACGTTATATTAACACAAGATTAAGGTAAAAAAAGTGTGGAAAAAGAGATCTGTACACTTGCTGAGTCGGAATTAAGGACTAACCCAAAGATTGGATGAATTGGAAACAATTCTTCCAATAATTCACAGTGAACTGTTTCATTGGTAAACTTAGATGAAACTATAGTCCATTgcaataatatacataaataacataatacTCCACATAAGGACATTTTATACATAGATACAGTAGCGTGATATGGGGTAagacataatatacaaatatcgtGTTTTGGTGCCTTTTATTACCCTTTGTGTATGGTAAAATGTATATGCAAATAGCGATACGCATTAAGTCGTCATTTGGTAACTCACTAATggcgttattttgcatggtcattggttaATGCgtgtatcaacattgagttgGCTTATTTTggcgcaatattgttaaatcgttcataatataatttctaatatttattgtaCTATCCTtaactaaaaactgtaaaaataatacccacAAAAGATTATAGGCctttaaaagttaaactgtCCTTCCCGTTCtatttttctttactcgcataatgcgcgaataacaaccaacctcctacagcagatgacacgcttacGACTTTATGCGTTCTAACTTTGTtcttgcgagtaaatatgcgagtacttacaaGCATTACagttaccatgcaaaaagggtatatgggaatcgtgaggatacaattttataaatagatgAATgctcttggtttactaccaaatgggacgagaaaaacgaacttaaaggtgtcccatccccccacCCTGCATCTTAAAAGTAGATCACAGAACTTTACCTGAAGAACACCCGACAAGTAGGCGAATGGGTTCTTCCGTACAACAATAAAGTATATAAGGGGCAGAACTAATATCCCATGAATTGCTAGTCCTGCAATCACTGTCGCCATGTATAGCCCTAACTGTTCCAATACCTACAAACATTATAAAGATTATTTGTGGCAGGACAACTTATATCTTATATAGGCAGCTTTATAAGTTGACCTACTCTGGTACATCGtcagtaataaatatttaaacacaagcAAAGAGCTAAACTCCGAACCGATTATCTTCAATATTTACCTTTGCTGGGTCTTCCATTTTCATGATCTCACCGGCAATAAGAAAGATTATCCCGATCGGTGCATACCTGTATATAATTCCACAATGAGGTGAAATCTAAAGCATACGCACCTGGTATGCATGACGTACCAAATTACGATTCCTACAATCTTCATTACGGCTTCATTAAATGCTGAAAAGAACTTAACCAATATTACACCTTCATCTCCCATTCTCCCAATGATAATACCGAACGTGATACAGAAACTGATCATTCCGAGCACATTGATACCTAGTTTGTAACTTCCAACCTGTAAAAGCATTGTGGAAAGTTGTAAACATATTACCTCTGACTTAGAAGTCAGGCGCTTATACCACTGTGACACGGCTGCGCGTGAGATTTTCGATTTCAAAACTGGCAAGATATCGTAGTTTAGAATTATAGTACACACTCATAGGATCTCGGGCTGTATTGGTTGGGAGTTTCAGACATATTGGGGTAAATTAAGGCGGGGCACAGCATAAATATAAGGGAACTTACCAATCTATAATCGATTGTCACATTCTGTTCCACAACCGTCGTCACTTGATAACCAACTGTTGTACCGATTGTTTCGTTGACAATAGGCAACAATGAGGTAATATTCCTTTCTTCTGTGATTGGTTCTCTCATTGTTTggtactgtgacgtaataaacaaagtagtACAGCTATAACATTTAACCCATTGGGCAACTGAATGCAAATATGCATTCTGAAACAGAAGTTTACAAAAATCGTGTCACttatagcaaaaaaaaagttttagatttgtttttttttaaataaattaccgaccgatattatagtaggttggggaagatgggacaccttttcattccattttctcgtcccatttggtagtaaacaaaaaacatttgagaagttataaaactgtatctccacggcttccatagaccgttattaattgtttaaaacacgatcagcacatttggatattatgtgctaaacgtgtcccgtctcccccaccctattataacgtttaaaaaaataatagcattttttttcatttggttTGAAAGTagtgatatattttttagaaaccCTATCCTACCAAACAtcaatgttttactttaattttctttgagAAAAAGctattcatttttatcttcCCGTTGTTTGGACTCCCTTCTGTAAGTTACCGGTTGGGTAAAATGCGGTTTTGTAAACCttagttatttttacaaatgttttggGTATTccaagattttttataaagtctTGGTGTTATTTAACATCCTTTTTCTGCTACTGAAATGTGAAAAACACAAACCCGTCTTGCCAGAGAGGAATAAACTTAGTCGGTAAAAACAGAACTTCAACGCACCTGTTGAAAACAAGCTTGAACCAAGTTCTCTGGAAACAAGTTCCTGCagaagttaaatattaaaccgcTTTACGGTAAAGCCATAAACAAAGTATTCTAGCGGTTGATGACCTGTTTATTACAAATGTTTATTGCGTATATTATTGTATGCTCGGTATGTTGTGGCCATGGATAATGACTTTACCTTATGAGGTCGGTTAAAGCATCGACAGCTTCGACGCTAATGCTACTTCCTGTAGAATCAATCGTTTCCTTCCCCGCTCTCCCTGTGGTTGAATGGAAATATGAAACTTGCGGTGttaaagtggttagcgcgtctgtcTGTACTCAATCGCATGTCATGGGTGTGAcattatgtgtccttgggtaagacagccttaacccagtgatcacttaTAGGTTGTGGTcagacatacaaaaaaaaaactctcagagttacttggtaactttttagctgctggcacgaggtgtatatgaaacagaacatccgtgttatgaCGATTGTACTTTaacggccacgcaaggataaaaaaattacatttgttcattcattaTGTACTACTATTACGTCAAATTATACTGTAACCTTACCTGGGTTAATTGTAACCACAAGAACAATTCCTATAATCACAGCAATAAGCGTAGTTGTCATGTAGTACGTGACAGCCAAAGCTCCCAATTTTCCTGACGCTTTTTGATCAAGTGTGGCAACTCCTATCCGGTTTAAAATGGTATTAGtctgtttgaaatataaaccAGAGTCAAAATAAAACCTGTGATTAGACTGCATACGATAAGCGGCAGAATCATCATTTTGAGCATACGAAGCAAAATATCGCCGGGAAATGAGAAATAAGCGATGTCGAGCTGCGATAGCTTTGCTTCCCGCATGGCGATACCGAGCACGATGCCAAGAACAACACCAGATACGGTGGCAAGCAGCAATGCATTCTTTTTTACGAATTGTTTACACGTGAACCCCATCTTAGAAAAGAATCTGAAATAATTAAACTCAGAATGAACACAAAACCTGTTTCATGAAACTTTTTGAACTAATCTGAATCCAATAActgtattcaaagaaataataaaaacaaaccatatgttattttcttatcctaaataaaatttatgttgcTTTCTTGGAGTGGGGAAAAACGGGGCACTAAAGCACAtgttgcccaatatttccaaactcAAAATAGAAGCCGGTTTTTGGGTGATAagacgaattagtactatcattcctttattaattgaaaaaatataataaaacacacgaggagttatttagcgatccccACAACAGGTGAAGATTTACAAATTCCAAAACACACAAGGTAAGccgggacagtttaaaatcattgttaattttgattattgagtgtatttattattaggaatatacgtaaataacacgaaatgaTACTGTGCGcttcaaaaaaaacaagtttaaacgtCCTTTTTTGTGATCTGTGAAACTTgtttaatcgttcacactcgcaaactacaaacGGTTTACTATAGTTTAGCTTAGCACGTTactattttgaatttttttacctgATCAAAGAATATACTGTTcctatttaacatattttttttaatatttaagaacagtaatcagctttgacgagCCTTTTTTATAAGTCGTGATtatactgtcaaataattctggaacattattttcctgattattatcattaaatggtggttcgtaaaataaaaattaaaaaaagtctcgtttgacaaagtgtcccatcgtcccccaccctactgtacataaCGTTTCTGTTTCATGCTCGTAAATGAATCTAATGCTCTTCAAATAAACTTCAGGaccaatatatattgtatgtttgTTCCTGGGCTATATCCAACTTAAATaactaacattttaaatacataacATACGACTGGCTATCCTCTAACTTCttgattttaataatgttttaaaaatattggctATGCATTTTCGGTATTAGGTATAAAGCAAATCTAGTGGCATTATAAGCTTGCTAGGTTTTGTGGtaatataagttttacaaCAATGAATAATAAAGTAGTCAGCGCAAGAAGTCAAACATCCCctttttaccaaatatttactttttgaaatttatttctttgaaagttttaacGTCAATGCTGATAATAAAGTTTCCATAACAACGCTATGCGGGGGTTAGCGCTTTAAGTACTACATAATTTATACCGATTATAGCTTTGAAAAATATCTAATTATTAACACCGTCACGGATGTTTAACAGGTACGTACCAGTGAACTTAACTTTTGACTGCCATCGCAAAGTAAAGAAAGCAACATTGTCGTAAAATGAACCCACAAGGAAGCCGTACCTCGTAGTAAATATTGTGACGTGAAACAATCGCCATCGTTAATGTAGTTTAAACGCAAGTAAAGGTTGTCTAAAATGGAAAAGGTATCCTGCTTATTACACAAAACCAcctattttatttgaaagagcTACGATCATCTCATTCGCTGTATGAACACTATGGTACTTGCTACCATATAGCGCATATAGAAATTATTATAAGAAACATATGCAGTGAATGTTCCATACAAAACCCATATGTGCATAATTTCTTGTTTGCTTTCGTGATCACTTACATTCGTGTCTTAATTCATTAAAAAGTCCATTTTTTGCactaattttgtatttatcgCACGAAAAATAACGATTGGTGAATAAAGGTATTTGGTATGATACGTCTCACGCAAACTCTCAACTGCAAATAGTACGGCATATACGTGACCACTTGCAAATTTTGTGATAGTCAATATGTAGGCAAAACTACGAATAAATTCTCTATCCGCTGGACGGCGCACAGGAGCGTATGGGGATCATTTGATGCTACCGAGGTCAGTGACGGGACGGCACTCTTCACCATTATATGTGTGCAAGCACTCTAGCATATATTCGCTATAGAAAAACGCTTACAGCAGAATGTTATGGTGTCAACTTCGTGAAACAGCCATCGGCGAATCTACTGGATGTTTGCGAAGACAAgtaatataacataatttgAGCCAACATTAGTATAAAGAAGATGATACTACCTCGGATCAAAGAGTTTTCCACTATTTTGCCCTTCGTTTTTCGCTTCTGTTCGCGTTTTACTTCCCTTGTCTTGTCTATTTTGCTTGCCGTTTCGCCTCAACGTTTTATCCGACGCATGCTCCTTCGTTATCTCGCTTGATTGTCGCCCTTTACACCCGGTTTACACCTTTCACTGTGTTCTTGCTTTTCTTTGTCTTTCCAGCGTGCCTTTTCcgttctgttgtttttaatgttcgCAGATGCAGGTGTTTGTGTTCCTTGATTTCCTCCATTCTTTTacttttctgtatttttatacgCCTCTTTTGCAgcagagactgacgatgcgatttaggcaaaatatatttctctattactactagtggttggacttgatttttgttggttacgttttcgtagcaccagatcattagTGAATAAAGTTGcgttaaataaacagaaaagaaAATACTTTCCGCTTTTTATGTCCACCGTCATTATAATTCTATTATCACACTTGATTATCGCACTAAATTTACCTTGATTtactagggtggggtaagatgggatgatTAAGTAAAatccaacattttaaaattaaaaaatacatgacgACTTTGAAATGATGCCATGGATTTGTACTATCACACCTGTATTAGTTGAGAACACGTCAAAGATTTTCACAAGAGAAACGTTATTTTAGCGTTTCGCAAAAAGGTGGGGTAAAGTAGAACACATTGAAATTCTTTTCTACACATTGAGTATTGCTACACAGTATTTCGTGGAAGGCACGTTAAAGATTGacagaatataaaaacagaatatagcgataaaacaaagtggttaaaacacatttccatttaattggaagaaagaGGTGTAATCGCTACATCTCgcaaacaattaaacaagtaacgagccattttaaacttgtaatgCAAACATATAGGTAAAGACACGACCCCGTATAATGGAGGTGGGGAGTTGGCTTTAAagggaaatattttaaagactgTGTCATGGTGAGAAATTCCACTAATAGTATTTGGTTTgacctactgcgcatgcgcaatagcgccaggtgtcgtgatatattcgttccgaaagatatatttgtaccggggCCATTGAGCAAGCGCCGATACGCTATAGGCTACTGCGCGTGCGAAGTAGatcggaacaaatacaatacgtACCGActgaaaacagttttaaactgtattttgaTGAAAGGTCACAAACTAAAAACGTCATGTTTCGTTACAATTTTGTGAAAAGAACATGCATTTAGCAACTTGTTCGCtcgtttgttttatacatggGGCAGGTATGGGtatctatgttttttttcgaCTAACTTAAAACTGTTGGTATATCTCTTTAAAGTAACCCGTTGAAAAAATGGGGACCTCTGGggtttaaataatgaatgtaacttactttattctcgcgtggccggaaaacgacagtcgttataacacgggtttaacacctcgtgccagcttacgagttaccgtgtatgttactttgtgggtgattttttttcttgtatggctaataatttggaccaCCCAttacattagtgaccactgggttggagcaattttcgttaagtgtcttgcccaaggacacatacgccgacaatggtagcagcgtcgagccttaaatcccttacctctgggttacaggcaggcgcgctacccactatgccacggcgccggacgaaatacacaatttttttcttgcaaGAAAACAACGAAGACGAATTTAATGGAAATTCTTATACATAACTTCATTACTTGAAATGTTCGACTAACATTATCTTGAAAAAAACATGAGTTTATAgcaaattgttattttatttagaaatattttactaaaacaaatgttagTATTTCACACACTTCATTAtcattaaaattcaaaaagcaataatttttggcagtgtttttaaaattaaaaattaatatttgtattctaTAAAGTCGTATAAGGTAAAACGTGTTAGTATGAATTCAAGTTACAACACAatcaaaatagaaaaagactcttaggtaaaataatataaaaacaatgttaattttCAATTGCAGTCAAAAGTTTATCTTAAACCTATTTTcccaatgtttatttttgtgatgAATATTTTCTATCATAAGCAGGTCTTGATGAGCCATATGCCGTCATTCCTGACTGGCTTGCATATTTGTTTGTTCCAGCCTGCAAACGAACAATTTAGCATCagaagaatttttaaaaagaatttatcTAGGCACCTAAcataacatgattttttatttatctcttcaaatgCAAGAACGGAAATCAGGTGTCAGACaaaaaagtgtggctgttaaacccaCAAAACAGTGTTAGCTTATCTAGTAGAGTTTAAACAATGTTCACAACTCTAacacatttcatcatttagtaaCTTTAGTTAAAATGCTATTGACTGTACATCTGGTAAGTAAACACATATTTATCTTAGTTAAAAGCCGTAAGTGTTAACCTGCAAACCAATGATTGTATCTCCCGCTTTAAGTTGACTTTCACTCCATtcctttgtttgtttctttggGATTCGAATTCCAATATCGGTTTCAGTCAAATCTTTTGAAATAGCCTTAATGATAAgtgtaattatttttctgaaacagttttaacaaTACAACTTACCACATCCACCAATGCCAACAGACAAGTTTGAACCTAAAATAATTCCAATTATTACAAGGGAgacaaaacaaagaatttctaaatagtcattttaaaaatatttactgacGGGATTGCATTGTGTCTTgttgcatatttttattattctgcATAAAAGCATCATGTAGCTGTACTTTGTTATTGACGCGTGTACAACTTAGTAGTCTTTAGACTCATTGCAAAGCTGTACTTCACACATTGAGATTACGCTCAATAGCAGagactaaaattaaaaaaataaaaacctgtgACATCCCAGACCCATCATAAAGATCAGCGGTTGTGCATAAGGAAGGTTCAGGTACTCCCATCAGTTTAATCGCATCAAGAAATGCATTAATATTTTCCATCTTTGATTCATAACAGAAAATGATTATCATGTATACTGATATACATGTCACATAATGGAATAGACTTTgaatatgaatacaccacTTGGTTGTTTTAGGTCAGACTggaaaaaggtttttaaaaatacagaaaaaataggAAAGCTGTACAACATTACAAAACTATTATTAATAACAAgtataataacaaatataaacaaaaaacgtttttcTTTGCAATTAAATTGTGGCTTATCCAGAAAAATATTATACTGACATTTCACAGTCCAttcaaactatatttttttagggtaaaaaatacatttggcAGCACAGTTGTTTTAGACTAGAGGATATGCTTTATGTTAAGCTAATTTATcatgatatttattatttaatgtaaaataggaATGAAAAGTATTTCACTTaacaatagaaataacatacaCATCGGAATGGATTGAGCATGGTTTCATGGGGCATCCCCTTCTTAAGTAGGTCAGGTTGAAGTTTTTCTATTAAACtagaaataaacaacatgTTAATAATAATCCATCTATGCCATCCACATATTCCTGTATACTTTAAGCCAATAATGATTATTGCACAATAGTTTAACAATACATTTGGGCATTCCATCAGGCTGGGTCAAACAGTGGATTG
It encodes the following:
- the LOC100183879 gene encoding excitatory amino acid transporter 3-like, which codes for MGFTCKQFVKKNALLLATVSGVVLGIVLGIAMREAKLSQLDIAYFSFPGDILLRMLKMMILPLIVCSLITGVATLDQKASGKLGALAVTYYMTTTLIAVIIGIVLVVTINPGRAGKETIDSTGSSISVEAVDALTDLIRNLFPENLVQACFQQYQTMREPITEERNITSLLPIVNETIGTTVGYQVTTVVEQNVTIDYRLVGSYKLGINVLGMISFCITFGIIIGRMGDEGVILVKFFSAFNEAVMKIVGIVIWYAPIGIIFLIAGEIMKMEDPAKVLEQLGLYMATVIAGLAIHGILVLPLIYFIVVRKNPFAYLSGVLQALLTAVATSSSSATLPVTVNCLEQNNKLDKRVTRFVLPIGATINMDGTALYEAVAAIFIAQANGIVLNFGQIVTVSVTATFASIGAAGVPQAGLVTLIIVLTAVGLPTEDITLILAIDWLLDRLRTTVNVLGDSIGAGVVAHLSRKDLHLDSDPDDATTDVTVDKRPPSYTSDVFENDAMNESKDQFSFTKM
- the LOC100186251 gene encoding calponin-3-like; amino-acid sequence: MANQGPSYGFSREVRNKMASKYDEYLEEDLREWIAKTSDCQIMSEKTFQSWLKDGRVLCFLIEKLQPDLLKKGMPHETMLNPFRCMENINAFLDAIKLMGVPEPSLCTTADLYDGSGMSQVQTCLLALVDVAISKDLTETDIGIRIPKKQTKEWSESQLKAGDTIIGLQAGTNKYASQSGMTAYGSSRPAYDRKYSSQK